Below is a genomic region from Vicinamibacterales bacterium.
TGTGCAGCGGGGGACGAGGTGGCATGCACCGAACTGGTGGCCGAGCACCAGCGGATGGTGTTTCATCTGGCTCTGCATCTGCTCAGCGACCACGAGGAGGCCCTCGACCTCTCACAGGAAGTCTTCCTCAACGTCTTCCGCACGATAGGCCGGTTCCGCGGCCAGTCCGCGCTTCGAACTTGGATTTACCGTATCGTCATCAACCAGGCCCGCAACCGCCAGCGGTGGTGGAGACGCCGTCACCGATCAGAACAGGTGTCGCTCGAGGAGCGGATCGAGACGAACGGTGAGCTGCCGCCGGCCAGCGAACTTGCCCATCCAGACCGGATGTTCGGACGCAAGCAACTGGCCACGCGCATCTGGGCTGCGCTCAACCATCTTCCCTTCGAACAGCGCACGGTTGTGGTGCTTCGTGAGATTGACGGCTTGAGTTACGACGAAATCGCATTCTCGCTCGGGGTGGCGGTCGGTACGGTGAAGTCGCGGCTCACGCGCGCCCGCGAGGCGCTCCGAGACCAATTGAGAGAGGCGGACAGGGCATGATGGCGAGTAGTTGTCGTCACATCCGTCGCCAGTTGTCCGCGTTCCACGATGGCGAACTGCCGGTCGGCGAACAGATCGCCGTTCAGGCGCACCTGCGGGAATGTCCGGCGTGTGCGACCGAGGCTCGGGATTTCGATGCCATCGGAGCCTCGTTGCGCGTCGGGGCGGTGTCGTCGGTCGTCGATTCCGAGGTCTGGGGCGGACTGCCGTCGATCGTCGTCAGCCGACTGAAGGCCGAGCACGACCAGTCCTTCACCGGGGTGACTGGCCGGGTGTTCGAGGATCTGCACCTCGTGTGGGCCGCACTTGGTGCAACGGGCGCGACGGTGGCCTGCTTGGCCATCATCTTCACCATCTTCTACTACGCGACGTCCTGGCCGGCCGGGTCGAATCAGAACCCGGTGGTCATGGATACTCGGATGAGTTTGCCGACCGCCTATGCCACCGACGTGTTCCCTGCCGCGGCGATGCAGGACGAGGAGGAATCGGTCTTTGCGCTGGCCGCCGTGGTGACGCGCGAGGGGCGGATTGCCAACCTCAGGCTCGTGGATCCGAGCAGCAAGAAGCAGTCGCGGGAAGATCGGCAGGCCGTGCTCGACATGCTCGACGCCATCTCGAAGGCGCGCTTCGAACCGGCCCGGTATGCGGGATCGCCGGTGGCTGTCCGGATGGTCTGGCTCTACGCCCATCTCACCGTGCGCGGTAAGATGCCGGAATTGCCGCGAAACCCGGGCCGCACGACGATTGCGATTCCCGAGCGCACGATCCGCCGGACGACGCTGGCCGTGGCTTGAGGGGGCGCGACCCGCGCCCCTCTACATCTTCCCCGTTCCCACGCTTGCCGGGACTGCCGCCGTGGCCACGTTGTTCATCGCGTCCAACGCCCTGATCACGACGTTCGCCGCATCGCCCTCGACGATCAACTGAAACTGCTCGAATCGGGAATCGCAGATGCCATCGTCCGGGAAGACCGGGCGCCAGCGCGTGGCGTCGAGCGAGTAGTCCACGCGTTGCACGGGCGACTGGTCGTCGCGAACCTCGAAGGTGATGATAGAGCGGTTGCGTTCACGGCGAACGCCGGTCACGCGGATGGTCGGCGGCGTGTTGTCGATATCGAAGGTGGCGCTGTCGGCCTCGCCCGACAGTGCCGCGCCGGGAGGGTTGGACGGGGCGTCGGAGGCGACAATGCGCATGATGTAGCTGCCATTGGGAACCGACGAGGTGTCCCAGACGAACATCTGTTCCGCGACGCCACGCTTCAACGTCTTCCACGTGGTGTCGCTCTCCCGACGATACAGCACGTCGTAGATGAGTCTGTCGTCGTTGTCGTCCTCGGCCTTCCACGCGAACGCCTGGAGGCCCTTCTGGTAGATTCGACGTCCAAGTGGCGGTCCCGACATCGCCGACACCCCGGGTGAGCCACTGGCGAGCGCGGCCGGCGAAGGGCGCGTGTCGGGCCAGCCGTCCTCGAAGCCCGAGATCTCGGCCTCGCCTGTCGAGAACGGTTTCTGGAAGACGACTCCCGGCGGATAGACGGTGATCGCCGTGACCCGTGGCCGCAGGTTGCGTTGCAGATAGGCGGCGGTCACGGATGTCAGCACGGGCGTTGCGCCCTTGCCGGTGAGTGTGGCCTTCCATTGAAGGTAGCGCGCCTTCGGACTCCGGATCTGCTCGCCGTCGGCGTTTCGATAGGATTCCGACCACGGACTCCAGGTGTCGTCGGGCGTCTGGCTGTTTCCGGACCGTGTCCGCAACTCGATCTGCGTGCCCTGCGGCGCGGATCCGCGCCAACTGATGGCGCCCCAGGTGGCCACCGTCTGCGCGTCGCGCACGTCGGACTCGTACGTGCCCCGTTCCGCGCGCGCCGCTGCCAGTCGGAATACCTTGCCAGGGTTCGACGTGGCGTACGCGATTTCCCCGGACGGAAGCGCCAGGAAGCGTGTCACCTGCTGGGCGGCCGCCCGGCCGACCAGCGTGATGCGCGGCGGATCCCCGGCCACCCGGAAGATCTTTCCCTTGTTGCCGGTCGCGATCAGCACCGAGCCGTCGGTATCGAGCGCCACGTCGTACGGCGTGTCGTCGGACGATTCCCAGATCGAATCCCAGACCCCGTCGGGGGCGATGCGATAGACGGCGCCTTTCGACCCCTTCGGCCCCACGCGCGTTGGGGGTGCCTTGGCTTCCGCCCCGGAGGCCGCCCCCACGTCGATGATGGAGATCGACGTGATCTCGGTGGAGACCGACGGAATCGCCACGTTCTTCGCCGGCTCGGACGGTGTGGCATCCGCGGAGCCAGTCCGATCCTCACCCTGGCCCCCCTTTGCCGCGACGGCCACGGCGTAGAGGGTTCCCTTTTCGTCGACCCGCAACGCGTGGATCTCACGGAACGACGACTCCAGCAAGACGAAGCCCTTGCCGGCGGCGTCAATTCGGAATACGCGCCCCGGTGAGTCGGTGCCGGCCAGAAGGTTGCCGGCCTGGTCGAACGTCAGCGCGACGACGTTGTTCGAGCGGGTCCTGTAGAACACCGAGCCCTTACCCTCGGGGGTGATCTTGTAGACGAGGCCCTTCTCGCCGGTGCCCGCGTACACGTTGCCGGCCGCGTCAACGGCGAGGGCCCAGATGTACTTCGTGTCCTCGGGCTTGAAAAACGGCGTCGCCGTGCCCTTTGCATCCAGGCGGTAGATCTGACCGTCGGGCGACGCGGCAACGTAGAGGCCGCCGTTGGGCGCCGGCGCCAACGCGTGGATTTCCAGTTCGCTGGCGTCGTGGAACGTGGTCGTCTTGCCGTTGCGATCGATGCGGAATACCTTGCCCTCGTTGCCGCTGCCGGCGAAGATCGCCCCGTCAGCGCCCGGCTGCAGGGCCCACAGAAACGGCGCCGCGCTGTCGTAGGCGAGCGTCGTCGCAGGGCCGAGCGTGAGGCGGCCATCGTGGTCGATCGACAGGTTCTCCACGTCGCCCTTCAGGAATTCGGCGCGTGTTGACACCTGCCAGAAGACAGGCGTCGAGGCAGAGACGAGCGATATCGCCGCGGTGACCAGCACAGCCGAGAACAGCAGTCGAGCGTTTCGGTGGGACATGCGATGCGTGCCGGAAGATGTGGTTAGTTGCCTTGGACCGTCACCGTCAGGATGCGCGACCCCGAGACGGCGCAATCGGTCGCCATTTCCCATTCGCCAATCGTGGCGCTGCCGAGCGGCGAAAAGCTCCCGCCATTCCGGTCTGCTTCCATCACGGCAAGTATGGATGGAGGCAGCGACGAGAGTTTCTCGCCGTTGACCATGGCGCCAGCGTCGGGACGGAGCAGTCGGATGTACAGCCGGCTGTTCCGCTTGGCCTTGTTGAGGACGCGCATCATCTGGGCCAGACCGTGCGGTTGGGTGGACGAGCGCGCCTCGCGCTGATCCCACTGGGTCAGGCGGCCGCCGTCAGAGACGAGAATCGACAGGGAGCCGGCGGCATTCGCCGGAATCTCGATCGGAACCGTGCGCGTCACTTCCTCACCCCGATACGTGCGCAGCAGCACTTTGAGCGGGACCGTCGTTCCAGCCTTGACCTTCAGGCTGTCGAGCCAGACGCGCTCGAGCGTGGCGGTCTGCGGACGCTCGCTCGTGCTGATCTGGAGATCCACGCCATCGATCTCGATCGGCTCGAAGTCGTTTCCGAGCAGAAACGTCAACGGAGCCACCACATAGGCCGCCGCGCCAATCGACGGAGAATCGCCCGTGAAGACGTCCTCGAACGCCACGTCGCCATGCTTGCGAACGATGGCCTTGCCCTTCACCGTGAACGTGGCCGCGCCGAACTCGCGCTCGTAGGACGACAGCGTGTTCAGGATCGAGACGTAGGTGAGCAGCGGGGTGAACAACTGGTCGTTGACGATCTCGAAGGAGAAGTCCTTCTTGAGTCCGCGCTCGGTATCGAGGGTAATGTGCACCGGAACCATGTCGGGGCCCTTGCCGAGCGTGCCCGCGATCGCCGTGGCACGGTCCTGGCTGAACGTGCCAATCGTCTCACCCGTCGTCGAAATCTTCATGGATGAGGTCAGGCTCGGCAACAGGGTGTAGACGAAGGCCCGGGTCATCGGGAACTGCGTCGTCCCGAGGTTGTAGAAGGGGTGGCCAAACGCGTACACCTGGCTGCCATCCACCTCCGTCACCGTACCGGTGGCGCCCAGCATGAAGTCGCCCGTGATGAGGTTGACTCCGACGGCATCTCCGGGGCGGAGCACCGGCCTGTCGGTGCCGGCCGGCGCCTGGCCGGCTGCGGCGGCCTGGGAACGGCTCGCGCTCGGCACCGGGACGAAGCCTGAGTCGCGAAAGGCGGCGCTCAGGCTGTCGCCCACCACGCCGGAGAAACCGCCGACGACCAGTGGTGTGGCGATCGGGCGGAGCATCGCGCCGAGTTGGGCCCCTCGCTGTGCGTCGATCGCACCGAAACCGGACGCGAGGACGTCCGCGGGGCTGTCGGCGAAGGGACGCTGGAACCATGCGAACGCATCTCGCAGCGCCGCGGCCATCTTCTCCTGCGTGATCGGGAAATCGATCCGGACCTTCTTGTCGATCGGGGCCCGTCGCACGGGCGGTCCCGCCGATTCAATCATCTCCTGGATCGGCGTGATGCCGGCGATCGGTTCCTTCGAGAACTGCCCGACCGAGAACGCCACCGCGCCCACCATGCGGCCGTCGATGTAGACCG
It encodes:
- a CDS encoding zf-HC2 domain-containing protein, translating into MMASSCRHIRRQLSAFHDGELPVGEQIAVQAHLRECPACATEARDFDAIGASLRVGAVSSVVDSEVWGGLPSIVVSRLKAEHDQSFTGVTGRVFEDLHLVWAALGATGATVACLAIIFTIFYYATSWPAGSNQNPVVMDTRMSLPTAYATDVFPAAAMQDEEESVFALAAVVTREGRIANLRLVDPSSKKQSREDRQAVLDMLDAISKARFEPARYAGSPVAVRMVWLYAHLTVRGKMPELPRNPGRTTIAIPERTIRRTTLAVA
- a CDS encoding SpoIVB peptidase S55 domain-containing protein; this encodes MKLRTLSSVLLLASVVVAWPTAAPRYMSVDEVRPGMVGIGRTVFEGDRIEEFKAHILGVLRNVNGPRRNMILARLEGGPLANTGVIAGMSGSPVYIDGRMVGAVAFSVGQFSKEPIAGITPIQEMIESAGPPVRRAPIDKKVRIDFPITQEKMAAALRDAFAWFQRPFADSPADVLASGFGAIDAQRGAQLGAMLRPIATPLVVGGFSGVVGDSLSAAFRDSGFVPVPSASRSQAAAAGQAPAGTDRPVLRPGDAVGVNLITGDFMLGATGTVTEVDGSQVYAFGHPFYNLGTTQFPMTRAFVYTLLPSLTSSMKISTTGETIGTFSQDRATAIAGTLGKGPDMVPVHITLDTERGLKKDFSFEIVNDQLFTPLLTYVSILNTLSSYEREFGAATFTVKGKAIVRKHGDVAFEDVFTGDSPSIGAAAYVVAPLTFLLGNDFEPIEIDGVDLQISTSERPQTATLERVWLDSLKVKAGTTVPLKVLLRTYRGEEVTRTVPIEIPANAAGSLSILVSDGGRLTQWDQREARSSTQPHGLAQMMRVLNKAKRNSRLYIRLLRPDAGAMVNGEKLSSLPPSILAVMEADRNGGSFSPLGSATIGEWEMATDCAVSGSRILTVTVQGN
- a CDS encoding sigma-70 family RNA polymerase sigma factor; its protein translation is MAGELTVKRAPAISWSEVGSREAALISRCAAGDEVACTELVAEHQRMVFHLALHLLSDHEEALDLSQEVFLNVFRTIGRFRGQSALRTWIYRIVINQARNRQRWWRRRHRSEQVSLEERIETNGELPPASELAHPDRMFGRKQLATRIWAALNHLPFEQRTVVVLREIDGLSYDEIAFSLGVAVGTVKSRLTRAREALRDQLREADRA